The proteins below come from a single Jaculus jaculus isolate mJacJac1 chromosome X, mJacJac1.mat.Y.cur, whole genome shotgun sequence genomic window:
- the LOC101610412 gene encoding NF-kappa-B-activating protein yields the protein MAPVSGSRSPEGEASGGKRRSSSKSPKPSKSSRSPRSRRSRSRSCSRSGDRNGFSHHPGGFSQGSRNQTYCSRSRSRSRERPSAPRSTPFTSASSSAYYGGYSRPYGSDKPWPSLLDKEREESLRQKRLSERERIGELGAPEVWGLSPKNPEPDSDEHTPVEDEEPKKSTTSASSSEDEKKKKKSNHSKERSKKKRKKKSSKRKHKKYSEDSDSDSDSDSDTDSSDEDTKKRAKKTKKKEKKKKRRSKKYKKKKSKKNRKESSDSSSKESQEEFLENPWKDRSKAEEPSDIIGPEAPKTLASQDDKPLNYGHALLPGEGAAMAEYVKAGKRIPRRGEIGLTSEEIASFECSGYVMSGSRHRRMEAVRLRKENQIYSADEKRALASFNQEERRKRENKILASFREMVYRKTKGKDDK from the exons ATGGCCCCTGTGTCGGGCTCGCGTAGCCCTGAGGGGGAGGCCTCCGGGGGAAAACGTCGCAGTTCATCGAAGAGCCCTAAGCCCAGCAAATCTTCCCGCTCCCCACGGAGCCGACGCTCTCGCTCGCGTTCATGTTCCCGGTCCGGGGACCGAAATGGCTTCAGCCATCATCCAGGAGGCTTCAGCCAAGGATCGCGAAACCAGACCTACTGCTCCCGCTCTCGATCGCGCTCTCGAGAACGGCCCTCCGCGCCTCGGAGCACCCCGTTTACTTCTGCATCCTCGTCCGCCTATTATGGCGGCTACTCGCGCCCCTACGGGAGCGACAAGCCCTGGCCTAGCCTCCTGGacaaggagagggaagagagtcTGCGGCAAAA GAGattaagtgagagagaaagaattggagaATTGGGAGCTCCTGAAGTATGGGGACTTTCTCCAAAGAATCCTGAACCAGA ttCTGATGAACACACACCAGTAGAGGATGAAGAGCCAAAGAAAAGTACTACTTCAGCATCTAGCTCagaag atgaaaagaagaaaaagaaatctaatcATTCAAAAGAAAGGTCTAAGAAAAAGCGAAAGAAAAAGTCCtctaaaagaaaacacaagaagtATTCTGAAGACAGTGACTCTGATTCTGATTCTGATTCTGACACAGACTCCAGTG ATGAAGATACAAAAAAGAGAgcaaagaaaactaagaaaaaggaaaagaagaagaaacgaAGATc gaagaaatataaaaaaaagaagtctaagaagaacagaaaagaatCCAGTGATTCAAGCTCTAAAGAATCCCAAGAAGAATTTCTAGAGAATCCCTGGAAGGATCGATCAA AGGCTGAAGAACCTTCAGATATAATTGGCCCAGAGGCTCCAAAAACACTTGCCTCCCAGGATGATAAGCCTTTGAA CTATGGCCATGCTCTGTTACCTGGTGAAGGTGCAGCTATGGCTGAATATGTAAAAGCTGGAAAGCGTATTCCACGAAGAGGTGAAATTGGCTTGACAAGTGAAGAAATTGCATCATTTGAATGTTCGGGTTATGTAATGAGTGGTAGCAG GCATCGCCGAATGGAGGCTGTGCGACTACGAAAAGAGAACCAGATCTATAGTGCAGATGAGAAGAGAGCCCTCGCATCCTTTAACCAAGAAGAGAGacgaaagagagagaacaagattcTGGCCAGCTTTCGAGAGATGGTATACAGAAAGACCAAAGGGAAGGATGACAAATGA